The Xanthobacter flavus genome includes a window with the following:
- a CDS encoding GMC family oxidoreductase, with product MQGEENFDFVVVGAGSSGCVLANRLSEDGKSRVALVEAGPKDTNPWIHVPIGYGKTMWNDRLNWRFHTEPEPTMGDRRIYWPRGRVLGGCSSINGLIVIRGQQEDYDGWAARGATGWGFEDVLPYFRKLEDNPAFAGDPLHGTGGPVRISSIPRKHELIEVIKETGGKLGVPETQDFNGARQEGVGYYQLTTRSGFRMSAAKAYLSPAKGRANLSILTETQARRVLFENGRAVGLEVSTGGQVKVIRARRGVILSAGSVQSPHLLMLSGIGPAEHLKANGIGVHVDSPGVGGNLQDHLQLRLLYRCTKPITTNDALNSLFGRLRMGLEYLLFRGGPLAIGINQGGLFTRVLPESKTPDIQFHIGTLSADMAGGKVHDYSGFTLSVCQLRPESTGWVRLGSGDPLAPPKITANYLATETDRRCAVAAMTFARKLAATEPLKSYVAEEKLPGPGVTDDEGLLAFAREYGATIFHPAGTCRMGPDADRDAVVDPRLRVRGVDGLWVVDCSVMPSLVSGNTNIPAIMIGEKAADMIREDVANNRNGRDNAPNQINDGRTQQWLGKRELQVAS from the coding sequence ATGCAAGGCGAGGAAAACTTCGACTTCGTCGTCGTCGGCGCCGGGTCGTCGGGGTGTGTTCTGGCCAACCGGCTGAGTGAAGACGGCAAAAGCCGCGTCGCTCTGGTCGAGGCCGGCCCCAAGGACACGAATCCCTGGATTCACGTGCCCATCGGCTACGGGAAGACCATGTGGAACGATCGCCTCAACTGGCGCTTCCACACCGAGCCGGAACCCACCATGGGCGACCGGCGCATCTACTGGCCGCGCGGGCGGGTGCTCGGCGGCTGCTCCTCCATCAACGGCCTCATCGTCATCCGCGGCCAGCAGGAGGATTACGACGGCTGGGCCGCGCGCGGCGCCACCGGCTGGGGCTTCGAGGATGTGCTGCCCTATTTCCGCAAGCTCGAGGACAATCCCGCCTTTGCCGGCGATCCCCTCCACGGCACCGGCGGGCCGGTGCGCATCAGCTCCATTCCGCGCAAGCATGAGCTGATCGAGGTCATCAAGGAGACCGGCGGCAAGCTCGGCGTGCCGGAAACCCAGGATTTCAACGGCGCCCGGCAGGAGGGCGTCGGCTATTATCAGCTCACCACCCGCAGCGGCTTCCGCATGAGCGCGGCGAAGGCCTATCTCTCCCCCGCCAAGGGCCGTGCGAACCTCTCCATCCTGACCGAGACGCAGGCGCGCCGCGTGCTGTTCGAGAACGGGCGGGCGGTGGGCCTGGAGGTGAGCACCGGCGGACAGGTGAAGGTCATCCGCGCGCGCCGCGGCGTGATCCTCTCGGCGGGCTCGGTGCAGTCGCCCCATCTGCTCATGCTCTCGGGCATCGGGCCGGCGGAGCACCTGAAGGCCAACGGCATCGGTGTCCATGTGGACAGCCCCGGCGTGGGCGGCAATCTGCAGGACCATCTCCAGCTGCGCCTGCTCTATCGCTGCACGAAGCCCATCACGACGAACGATGCGCTGAACTCCCTGTTCGGGCGCCTCAGGATGGGGCTGGAATATCTCCTCTTCCGGGGAGGGCCGCTCGCCATCGGCATCAACCAGGGCGGACTGTTCACCCGCGTGCTGCCGGAATCGAAGACCCCCGACATCCAGTTCCACATCGGCACCCTTTCGGCCGACATGGCCGGCGGCAAGGTGCATGATTATTCCGGCTTCACCCTCTCGGTGTGCCAGCTGCGGCCGGAAAGCACCGGCTGGGTGCGGCTCGGCTCGGGCGATCCGCTCGCGCCGCCGAAGATCACCGCCAATTATCTCGCCACCGAGACGGACCGGCGCTGCGCCGTCGCCGCCATGACATTCGCGCGCAAACTCGCCGCCACCGAGCCGCTGAAGAGCTATGTGGCGGAAGAGAAGCTGCCGGGACCGGGCGTCACCGACGACGAGGGCCTCCTCGCCTTCGCCCGCGAATACGGCGCCACCATCTTCCACCCCGCCGGCACCTGCCGGATGGGCCCCGACGCCGACCGCGACGCGGTGGTGGACCCGCGCCTAAGGGTCCGTGGCGTCGATGGCCTGTGGGTGGTGGATTGCTCCGTGATGCCGAGCCTCGTGTCCGGCAACACAAATATTCCCGCGATCATGATCGGAGAAAAAGCCGCCGACATGATCCGGGAAGACGTGGCGAACAACAGAAACGGGCGAGACAACGCCCCAAATCAAATCAATGACGGGAGGACACAACAATGGCTGGGCAAGCGGGAGCTTCAAGTCGCGAGCTGA
- a CDS encoding MFS transporter — translation MAGQAGASSRELRRVVGASVIGATIEWYDFFLYGIVAGIVFNKLYFPADDPVVSILLAYTTFAVGFVARPVGGLIFGHFGDKLGRKSMLIITLMIMGVATVAIGLLPTYAQIGIAAPILLLLLRIAQGIGIGGEWGGAVLMAYEYAPENKRGFFASIPQIGLALGLCLASGVTAIVSMLPDEQFMAWGWRVGFIGSIVLIIVGMYIRLKVHETPEFEQVKAANKAEAIPFFTMLREYPRNVLLGMGVRYIDGVFFNVFAVFSIVYLANYVKIPRTTALWLVTLAAFVMVFTIPMFGKLSDKWGRPRTYAVGSALLALVVYPAFWLFSTGSLPLIALGIVFPFGVLYAMCYGPEAALFSDLFDARVRYTGISFVYQFSGIVASGITPIIATYLLARGDGLPWQVCAYVVFAALVSMLCALAIRVPAPGTQLSKAARATTEAARQPAR, via the coding sequence ATGGCTGGGCAAGCGGGAGCTTCAAGTCGCGAGCTGAGGCGCGTGGTCGGCGCCAGCGTCATCGGCGCGACCATCGAGTGGTACGACTTCTTCCTGTACGGCATCGTCGCCGGCATCGTCTTCAACAAGCTGTACTTTCCGGCCGACGATCCGGTCGTGTCCATCCTGCTCGCCTACACCACCTTCGCGGTGGGCTTCGTGGCGCGGCCGGTGGGCGGGCTCATCTTCGGCCATTTCGGCGACAAGCTGGGCCGCAAGAGCATGCTCATCATCACGCTGATGATCATGGGCGTGGCGACGGTGGCCATCGGCCTCCTGCCCACCTATGCGCAGATCGGCATTGCCGCGCCCATCCTGCTGCTGCTCCTGCGCATCGCCCAGGGCATCGGCATCGGCGGCGAGTGGGGCGGCGCGGTGCTGATGGCGTATGAATACGCGCCGGAGAACAAGCGCGGCTTCTTCGCCTCCATCCCGCAGATCGGCCTCGCGCTCGGCCTGTGCCTCGCCTCGGGCGTCACCGCCATCGTCTCCATGCTGCCGGACGAGCAGTTCATGGCGTGGGGCTGGCGCGTGGGCTTCATCGGCTCCATCGTGCTCATCATCGTGGGCATGTACATCCGCCTGAAGGTGCACGAGACGCCGGAATTCGAGCAGGTGAAGGCCGCCAACAAGGCGGAGGCCATCCCCTTCTTCACCATGCTGCGGGAGTATCCGCGCAACGTGCTCCTGGGCATGGGCGTGCGCTACATCGATGGCGTGTTCTTCAACGTCTTCGCGGTGTTCTCCATCGTCTATCTGGCGAACTACGTGAAGATCCCGCGCACGACCGCGCTGTGGCTGGTGACGCTCGCCGCCTTCGTGATGGTGTTCACCATCCCCATGTTCGGCAAGCTCTCCGACAAGTGGGGCCGTCCGCGCACCTATGCGGTGGGCTCGGCGCTGCTGGCCCTGGTGGTGTACCCGGCCTTCTGGCTGTTCTCCACCGGCTCTCTGCCGCTGATCGCGCTCGGCATCGTGTTCCCGTTCGGCGTGCTCTACGCCATGTGCTACGGGCCTGAAGCCGCACTGTTCTCGGACCTGTTCGACGCCCGGGTGCGCTACACCGGCATCTCGTTCGTCTACCAGTTCTCCGGCATCGTCGCGAGCGGCATCACCCCCATCATCGCCACCTATCTGCTCGCCCGTGGCGACGGACTGCCCTGGCAGGTGTGCGCCTACGTGGTGTTCGCCGCGCTGGTCTCCATGCTCTGCGCTTTGGCGATACGGGTGCCGGCCCCCGGCACCCAATTATCGAAGGCCGCGCGGGCCACCACTGAGGCGGCCCGGCAGCCGGCGCGCTGA
- the xsc gene encoding sulfoacetaldehyde acetyltransferase has translation MKMTTEEAFIKVLQAHGINEAFGIIGSAMMPVSDLFPKAGIRFWDCAHETNAGLICDGYTRATGRMAMAIAQNGPGVTGFVTAMKTAYWNHTPMLLVTPQAANKTIGQGGFQEVSQMAMFQDMVCYQEEVRDPSRVAEVLNRVIEKAWRACAPAQINVPRDFWTQVVDIELPQIVRLERPAGGRNAIAEAAEILSQAKFPVILNGAGVVIGNAIGEAMALAERLDAPVCAGYQHNDAAPGSHPLAVGPLGYNGSKAAMELIAQADVVLALGTRLNPFSTLPGYGIDYWPKQAKIIQVDINPDRIGLTKKITVGICGDAKEVAGQLLDRLAPGAGDAGRAERRALIHQTRSRWLQQLASMDHEDDDPGTRWNEDARARDKGRMSPRQAWRAIQAALPKDVIMSTDIGNNCAIGNAYPSFEIGRKYLAPGMFGPCGYAFPAIIGAKIGCPDVPVFGFAGDGAFGISINEMTSIGREEWPPVTMVVFRNFQWGAEKRNTTLWYDNNFVGTELDPKLSYAKIAEGCGFKGVRVDTPESLKEAIHTAAEEQKAGITTFIEVVLNQELGEPFRRDAMKKPVPVAGIARDDMRAQIAR, from the coding sequence ATGAAGATGACCACCGAAGAGGCGTTCATCAAAGTCCTGCAGGCGCACGGCATCAACGAGGCCTTCGGCATCATCGGTTCGGCCATGATGCCGGTCTCCGACCTCTTCCCCAAGGCCGGCATCCGCTTCTGGGATTGCGCCCACGAGACCAATGCGGGCCTGATCTGCGACGGCTACACCCGCGCCACCGGCCGCATGGCCATGGCCATCGCCCAGAACGGGCCGGGCGTGACGGGCTTCGTCACCGCCATGAAGACCGCCTACTGGAACCACACGCCCATGCTGCTGGTGACACCCCAGGCGGCCAACAAGACCATCGGCCAGGGCGGCTTCCAGGAAGTCTCCCAGATGGCCATGTTCCAGGACATGGTCTGTTACCAGGAGGAGGTGCGCGACCCCTCCCGCGTCGCCGAGGTGCTGAACCGCGTCATCGAGAAGGCCTGGCGCGCCTGCGCCCCCGCGCAGATCAACGTGCCGCGTGATTTCTGGACCCAGGTGGTCGACATCGAGCTGCCGCAGATCGTGCGCCTCGAACGTCCCGCCGGCGGCCGCAACGCCATCGCCGAGGCGGCGGAAATCCTCTCGCAGGCGAAGTTCCCGGTGATCCTGAACGGCGCGGGCGTCGTCATCGGCAACGCCATCGGCGAGGCCATGGCGCTCGCCGAGCGGCTCGATGCGCCGGTGTGCGCCGGCTACCAGCACAACGATGCCGCCCCCGGCAGCCATCCGCTCGCCGTCGGCCCGCTGGGCTACAACGGCTCGAAGGCCGCCATGGAGCTGATCGCGCAGGCCGACGTGGTGCTGGCGCTCGGCACCCGCCTCAACCCCTTCTCCACCTTGCCCGGCTACGGCATCGACTACTGGCCGAAGCAGGCCAAGATCATCCAGGTGGACATCAATCCGGACCGCATCGGCCTCACCAAGAAGATCACGGTGGGCATCTGCGGCGACGCGAAGGAAGTGGCCGGCCAGCTGCTCGACCGGCTCGCCCCCGGCGCCGGCGATGCCGGCCGGGCGGAGCGCCGCGCGCTGATCCACCAGACCCGCTCGCGCTGGCTCCAGCAGCTCGCCTCCATGGACCATGAGGACGACGATCCCGGCACCCGCTGGAACGAGGACGCCCGCGCCCGCGACAAGGGCCGCATGTCGCCCCGTCAGGCGTGGCGGGCGATCCAGGCGGCGCTGCCGAAGGACGTCATCATGTCCACGGACATCGGCAACAATTGCGCCATCGGCAATGCCTATCCGAGCTTCGAGATCGGCCGGAAATATCTGGCGCCGGGCATGTTCGGCCCGTGCGGCTATGCCTTCCCGGCCATCATCGGCGCCAAGATCGGCTGCCCCGACGTACCGGTGTTCGGCTTCGCCGGCGACGGCGCCTTCGGCATCTCCATCAACGAGATGACCTCCATCGGCCGCGAGGAATGGCCGCCGGTGACCATGGTGGTGTTCCGCAATTTCCAGTGGGGCGCCGAGAAGCGCAACACCACGCTCTGGTACGACAACAATTTCGTCGGCACCGAGCTGGACCCCAAGCTCTCCTACGCGAAGATCGCCGAGGGCTGCGGCTTCAAGGGCGTGCGCGTGGACACGCCGGAGAGCCTCAAGGAGGCCATCCACACCGCCGCCGAAGAGCAGAAGGCCGGCATCACCACCTTCATCGAGGTGGTGCTGAACCAGGAGCTCGGCGAGCCGTTCCGCCGGGATGCCATGAAGAAGCCGGTGCCGGTGGCCGGCATCGCCCGCGACGACATGCGCGCGCAGATCGCCCGCTGA
- the pta gene encoding phosphate acetyltransferase, producing the protein MLALDRIIDAARAAPRSIVLPEGSDPRIAAGARRAVDEGIARPILLGAHEEVLAALGGDARGIAIEDPATAPRGEAYAEALHLLRRAKGMDLPAARRRIREPLAYAAMMVRQGDADGTVGGAVATTAETVRAALQIIGLAPGAKIVSSFFLMILCEEYHAQKGAYVFSDCGLVIDPDAAELADIARAAAHSYTAMTGEAPRVAMLSFSTNGSARHQRVDKVVEAVRLVRQAEPDLVIEGELQFDAAFVATVGAAKTAPGSQIRGDANVFVFPNLDAANIGYKIAQRMGGAKAIGPVLQGLARPANDLSRGCSQDDVFHMIALTCAQASRADAGRALPSAMPARVDSLWQSPRPSTDLGVTRAG; encoded by the coding sequence ATGCTCGCCCTCGACCGGATCATCGACGCCGCCCGTGCCGCGCCCCGCAGCATCGTCCTGCCGGAGGGGAGCGACCCGCGCATCGCGGCCGGCGCCCGCCGCGCCGTGGACGAAGGCATCGCCCGGCCCATCCTCCTCGGCGCCCACGAGGAGGTGCTGGCGGCCCTCGGTGGCGATGCGCGGGGCATTGCCATCGAGGATCCCGCCACCGCGCCGCGCGGCGAGGCCTATGCGGAGGCCCTGCACCTCCTGCGCCGCGCCAAGGGCATGGACCTTCCCGCCGCCCGGCGCCGCATCCGCGAGCCTTTGGCCTATGCCGCCATGATGGTGCGGCAGGGCGATGCGGACGGCACGGTGGGCGGCGCGGTCGCCACCACGGCGGAGACGGTGCGCGCCGCGCTCCAGATCATCGGCCTCGCGCCCGGGGCAAAGATCGTCTCCAGCTTCTTCCTCATGATCCTGTGCGAGGAGTATCACGCGCAGAAGGGCGCCTATGTGTTCTCCGACTGCGGCCTGGTGATCGACCCCGATGCGGCGGAACTCGCCGACATCGCCCGCGCGGCGGCGCACTCCTATACGGCCATGACCGGCGAGGCGCCGCGCGTCGCCATGCTCTCCTTCTCCACCAACGGCAGCGCGCGCCACCAGAGGGTGGACAAGGTGGTGGAGGCCGTGCGCCTCGTGCGACAGGCCGAGCCGGATCTGGTGATCGAGGGGGAATTGCAGTTCGACGCGGCCTTCGTCGCCACGGTGGGCGCGGCCAAGACGGCGCCGGGCTCGCAGATCCGGGGCGATGCGAACGTGTTCGTCTTCCCCAATCTCGATGCCGCCAACATCGGCTACAAGATCGCCCAGCGCATGGGCGGGGCGAAGGCCATCGGGCCGGTGCTTCAGGGCCTCGCCAGGCCCGCCAACGATCTCTCGCGCGGCTGCTCCCAGGACGACGTGTTCCACATGATCGCGCTCACCTGTGCGCAGGCTTCTCGCGCAGACGCGGGGCGAGCGCTTCCATCGGCGATGCCGGCGCGCGTCGACAGCCTGTGGCAGAGCCCTCGACCGTCAACGGATCTCGGCGTGACACGCGCGGGCTGA
- a CDS encoding FUSC family protein, whose translation MAPPEPARASSADAATLPTRRRDAARHLLKPHQIRESWGLAPQPWLRNAGLAGLQSALAAAIALPLTLVSPWPHLVGFAALGTLAALFGRFAPQAGRGRIVLACALWLTGAVLAMSAAAWLGASFTMQLGLLAVACGFFFFVATTGQYGPPGALIFVFAAGAAMGHATTGRDVIERAAATAVAAGLTWLICAATERFRRQASDEAPFPVEPLRPLDHRLIAAARIVLGSGIAAFAAYGAGAAHPAWAALGTVAVMQGAHLHISMNRALQRMAGTVVGAGLVWVILAQEPSVGSVIALLVLLQFTTELIIGANYALGQILVTPMALLMSYLAAPGAAGTAMAPERVFDTLVGAGIGIVLAVAFSTLDDRIHLARHHAAREGRRSG comes from the coding sequence ATGGCCCCGCCCGAGCCCGCGCGGGCGTCCTCCGCCGATGCGGCGACGCTGCCGACCCGCCGCCGCGATGCCGCGCGCCATCTGTTGAAGCCGCACCAGATCCGCGAAAGCTGGGGTCTCGCCCCGCAGCCGTGGCTGCGCAATGCAGGGCTCGCCGGCCTGCAATCGGCGCTGGCCGCCGCCATCGCCTTGCCGCTGACGCTGGTCTCGCCCTGGCCGCATCTTGTCGGCTTCGCGGCGCTGGGCACGCTCGCCGCCTTGTTCGGCCGCTTTGCCCCGCAGGCGGGGCGGGGCCGCATCGTGCTCGCCTGCGCCTTGTGGCTGACGGGGGCGGTGCTCGCCATGTCCGCGGCGGCGTGGCTCGGTGCGTCCTTCACCATGCAACTCGGGCTGCTGGCCGTCGCCTGCGGATTCTTCTTCTTCGTCGCCACCACCGGCCAATATGGCCCGCCCGGCGCGCTGATCTTCGTCTTCGCCGCCGGTGCCGCCATGGGCCATGCGACGACCGGGCGGGACGTGATCGAGCGTGCCGCCGCGACGGCGGTGGCGGCGGGCCTCACCTGGCTGATCTGCGCCGCGACGGAGCGTTTCCGCCGGCAGGCTTCGGATGAGGCGCCGTTTCCGGTGGAGCCGCTGCGGCCGCTGGATCACCGGCTGATCGCCGCCGCGCGCATCGTTCTCGGCTCGGGCATCGCCGCCTTTGCCGCTTATGGGGCCGGCGCGGCGCATCCCGCCTGGGCGGCGCTCGGCACCGTGGCGGTGATGCAGGGCGCCCATCTGCACATCAGCATGAACCGCGCCCTGCAGCGCATGGCGGGCACCGTGGTCGGGGCCGGCCTCGTGTGGGTGATCCTCGCGCAGGAACCCTCGGTGGGGAGCGTCATCGCGCTGCTGGTGCTGCTGCAATTCACCACCGAGCTGATCATCGGCGCCAATTACGCGCTCGGCCAGATCCTGGTCACGCCCATGGCTTTGCTGATGAGCTACCTCGCCGCTCCCGGCGCCGCCGGCACTGCCATGGCGCCGGAACGGGTGTTCGACACGCTGGTGGGCGCCGGCATCGGCATCGTTCTGGCGGTGGCCTTCTCGACGCTGGACGACCGCATCCATCTCGCCCGCCACCATGCGGCCCGCGAGGGCCGGCGGTCGGGCTGA
- a CDS encoding MarR family winged helix-turn-helix transcriptional regulator, whose translation MESAPASTSPRARFGVRFALLARRWRRALDARLAEAGLSDATWVPLVHLHESGDGITQKELAALVGIDGSSLVRLLDILCRQGLVERRVDAADARARLVHLTDAGRARVAEIRRELGKGEAEMLADLSDADIAAMLRNFQLIEQRLQALQAQRAEQVA comes from the coding sequence ATGGAATCTGCCCCCGCCTCCACCTCGCCCCGCGCCCGTTTCGGCGTCCGCTTCGCCCTTCTCGCCCGCCGCTGGCGCCGGGCGCTCGATGCCCGTCTGGCCGAGGCGGGGCTCTCGGATGCCACCTGGGTGCCGCTGGTCCATCTCCATGAATCCGGCGACGGCATCACCCAGAAGGAGCTGGCCGCGCTGGTGGGCATCGATGGGTCGAGCCTCGTGCGCCTGCTCGACATCCTGTGTCGGCAGGGCCTCGTGGAGCGGCGGGTGGATGCGGCAGACGCCCGCGCCCGGCTGGTCCATCTCACCGACGCCGGCCGCGCGCGCGTCGCCGAGATCCGCCGTGAGCTGGGCAAGGGGGAGGCCGAGATGCTGGCCGATCTTTCGGACGCCGACATCGCGGCCATGCTCCGCAATTTCCAGCTGATCGAGCAGCGGCTCCAGGCCCTTCAGGCGCAGCGCGCGGAACAGGTGGCGTGA
- the budA gene encoding acetolactate decarboxylase, whose amino-acid sequence MPRVEIDLPLSLKTALEQEAARAGKDLGTHIRAILADHLKAEVHTVFQVSTSGALVAGVYDREVSVGTLLEHGDFGLGTFAGLDGEMVVLDGKAFQVRGSGAVHEAPAEAGSPFAVVTRFSADRVGETESVTSFDGLGAACDCFRASDNIFHAVRLDGRFRKVKARAVCPPKPGTPLAEAAKTQSEFTFEDVDGTLVGIWSPSYSAEFSVEGYHFHFLSDDRSQGGHVLEVEAGPLKIAVENLTDFHLILPETEHFLKANLDQDVAATLSTVERSHS is encoded by the coding sequence ATGCCGCGCGTCGAGATCGATCTGCCGCTCTCCCTGAAGACCGCGCTGGAACAGGAAGCCGCCCGCGCCGGGAAGGATCTCGGCACGCACATTCGCGCCATCCTCGCCGATCATCTGAAGGCCGAGGTCCACACCGTGTTCCAGGTGTCCACCTCCGGCGCGCTCGTGGCCGGCGTGTACGACCGGGAGGTGAGCGTCGGCACGCTGCTGGAGCACGGCGATTTCGGCCTCGGCACCTTCGCCGGGCTCGATGGCGAGATGGTGGTGCTGGACGGCAAGGCCTTCCAGGTGCGCGGCAGCGGCGCGGTGCATGAGGCGCCGGCGGAGGCCGGCTCGCCCTTCGCGGTGGTGACGCGCTTTTCCGCCGATCGGGTGGGGGAGACGGAAAGCGTCACCAGCTTCGACGGCCTCGGCGCCGCCTGCGACTGCTTCCGCGCCTCCGACAACATCTTCCACGCCGTGCGGCTCGATGGGCGGTTCAGGAAGGTGAAGGCCCGCGCCGTGTGCCCGCCCAAGCCCGGCACGCCGCTCGCCGAGGCGGCGAAGACGCAGAGCGAGTTCACCTTCGAGGACGTGGACGGCACGCTGGTGGGCATCTGGTCGCCCTCATACTCCGCCGAGTTCAGCGTGGAGGGCTACCACTTCCACTTCCTCTCGGACGACCGCAGCCAGGGCGGCCATGTGCTGGAGGTGGAGGCGGGGCCGCTGAAGATCGCGGTGGAGAACCTCACCGACTTCCACCTCATCCTGCCCGAGACCGAGCACTTCCTGAAGGCGAACCTCGACCAGGACGTGGCGGCGACGCTGAGCACCGTCGAGCGCTCGCACTCCTGA
- a CDS encoding ABC transporter ATP-binding protein → MLTVEGLRSRYGRIEVLHGVDLFVGSGEIVTVVGANGAGKTTLLRCLSGVQPVSGGSITFRGEALTAVPAYRRVARGLAQSPEGRQIFTNLSVEENLRLGAFVFADARVERDMADAFAMFPILKEKRNQLAGGLSGGQQQMLAIARALMGRPACLLLDEPSMGLAPILVAQIFEVVKGLKALDVTVLLVEQNAFGALSVADRGYVMETGRVTMVGPAAELIADPRVREAYLGI, encoded by the coding sequence ATGCTCACGGTTGAGGGGCTGCGCTCGCGCTACGGGCGCATCGAGGTGCTGCACGGGGTGGACCTGTTCGTCGGCTCCGGCGAGATCGTCACCGTGGTAGGGGCGAACGGGGCGGGCAAGACGACGCTGCTGCGCTGCCTCTCCGGCGTGCAGCCGGTGTCGGGCGGCTCCATCACCTTCCGCGGCGAGGCTTTGACGGCCGTGCCGGCCTATCGCCGGGTGGCGCGGGGGCTGGCGCAATCGCCGGAGGGGCGGCAGATCTTCACCAATCTCAGCGTGGAGGAAAACCTGCGCCTCGGCGCCTTCGTCTTCGCCGACGCGCGGGTGGAGCGCGACATGGCGGACGCCTTCGCCATGTTCCCCATCCTGAAGGAGAAGCGCAACCAGCTGGCGGGAGGCCTTTCCGGCGGGCAGCAGCAGATGCTCGCCATCGCCCGCGCCCTCATGGGTCGCCCCGCCTGCCTCTTGCTGGACGAGCCCTCCATGGGCCTCGCGCCCATCCTGGTGGCGCAGATCTTCGAGGTGGTGAAGGGGCTCAAAGCGCTGGATGTCACCGTGCTGCTCGTGGAGCAGAACGCCTTCGGCGCGCTGTCGGTGGCCGACCGCGGCTATGTGATGGAGACCGGCCGCGTGACGATGGTGGGACCGGCGGCGGAGCTGATCGCCGACCCGCGCGTGCGGGAGGCGTATCTGGGGATTTGA
- a CDS encoding ABC transporter ATP-binding protein, producing MSLLQVEGLGISFGGVTAVNDVSFALETGRILSVIGPNGAGKTTLFNMISGVYLPKSGRVRLDGEDVTGLRPDLLAVRGMSRTFQNLQIFHEMSVLENVIVGFHMHERGPVLADLFGLPGSRKRARAAAEGARVLLERVGLERAAEREAGALSYGALKRLEIARALAASPRVLLLDEPAAGCNAVETEEIDRLICEVAKTGVAILLVEHDMKLVMRLSDTIVVLDHGEKIAEGDPAVVSRDPKVIEAYLGAGTTEALHAHG from the coding sequence ATGAGCCTCTTGCAAGTGGAAGGCCTCGGCATCTCCTTCGGCGGCGTCACGGCGGTCAACGACGTGTCGTTCGCGCTGGAGACGGGCAGGATCCTGTCCGTCATCGGCCCCAACGGGGCGGGCAAGACCACGCTGTTCAACATGATCTCCGGCGTCTATCTGCCGAAGTCCGGCCGGGTGCGCCTCGATGGCGAGGACGTGACCGGCCTGCGCCCGGACCTGCTGGCGGTGCGGGGCATGTCGCGCACCTTCCAGAACCTCCAGATCTTCCACGAGATGAGCGTTCTGGAGAACGTCATCGTCGGCTTCCACATGCACGAGCGCGGGCCGGTGCTCGCCGATCTCTTCGGCCTGCCCGGATCGCGCAAGCGGGCACGGGCGGCGGCGGAGGGCGCGCGGGTGCTGCTGGAGCGGGTGGGGCTGGAGCGGGCGGCCGAGCGCGAGGCGGGCGCCCTCTCCTACGGCGCGCTCAAGCGCCTCGAGATCGCCCGCGCGCTCGCGGCCAGCCCGCGCGTGCTGCTGCTGGACGAGCCGGCGGCCGGCTGCAACGCGGTGGAGACGGAGGAGATCGACCGCCTCATCTGCGAGGTGGCGAAAACCGGCGTCGCCATCCTCCTCGTGGAGCACGACATGAAGCTGGTGATGCGCCTGTCCGACACCATCGTGGTGCTGGACCATGGCGAGAAGATCGCCGAGGGCGATCCCGCCGTCGTCAGCCGCGACCCGAAGGTGATCGAGGCCTATCTCGGCGCCGGCACGACGGAGGCGCTTCATGCTCACGGTTGA